GAGAGGATCTACACCGCCCACCACCGCAGCCCTGTAGACACGGTTATCGGTCTTCCGCCCACTCTCCAAAGTGCGTCCTCCCCAGATGTCCGGGAGCTTCGGACGTGAGCTAAGTAAACGCTTTAAAGCAGTCGGCGGCCTTGTCTGTGTagcagggcccggggccggcccGTCGGGGCGACAGAACCTGAGGAAGTGCCCCCACTGTCCCGCTGCACCTGCCGCTGACCGCTGGCGGCCAAGCGAGGCAACGGTAGGGCGCTCCCGACAATCTCCCCAGGGTCTCTGCGCTGGGAGCACAGCAATGACCACACGCCCCCAAATGCCCGCCCTCGGGGATGACGGTTCAGGTAGGGAGAGGGGCTCCCGACCCAGGAAGGAGCTGAGTcccaggagaggggtggggggatcCGAGCTGCAGCCCAGAATCTGGATGTTGGGTTTTGTGTAACCGGAAGCCAGTGAGGGGTTAAACCTTGTCACCTGCCCTGAGTTTTTAAATGACCACAGAGAGGCTCTGTTGGGGGCCGGGGATGCTGGGACGCCAGCCAGGAGGCCCCTGTGGTTGTCCAGGCCTGGACCAGGGGGCATGGAGGGTGCTGAGAAAGTCATCTGAACTCAGACGAGAGAGCTCCTGGCGGCGCAGGACAGGAGTTCTGCTCTAGACCTGTTAGGTTTGAGGTGCTTGTCACCTCCCCACCTCGTGACAGGGGCATCGGGACATTTCCCCCCAggctacccccacccccagcggGGCGCACATATGACAAGTCCCCCGTGAGTAAAGGAGCTGCTGGCAGAGCAGCCCTTTCCCTAAAAGTCCCCGACTGTCCACCAGACTCCAGCGGGTGGAATGGAAACCATCTCCTCCCTGGAAACCCAGTTAGCTCCCACTGGACGTGAGCTCTGACCCTCACCCCTCCAGGCCAGGCTCCCGCCTGGGGCTTGAGGACTTTCCTCTCTATCAGACGGAGCCCATCCCACCCTCGTCTCCCACACCCTGGACCTGTTCTCAGACCCCTGACCCACATGTGCCAAAGGCCTGAGGTCTCCAGGGAGGCTGCAGGGGCGCGTccaccaccaccaacccaccGGGGAAAGCGACTGTGCTAGCGGGGAAGGTGATGCCTCGGGATGCGTGACCGCCCCGCTGGCCTGGATGAAACCAAGAGCGATCAAGGCCGGGGTGGCCAGGGCCGCCAAGGACGCAAGATTCATTCAGAGGCAATGAAGAAACACTGTCCAGAAACTGCAGTTTAATGCTCATCGCTGCCTGCAGACCAGGCAGAGTTCAGCCCCAGCCCAGAGATTCTGGAATTCGTTCACATCCAACTCCCAGTGTGCCCAGGGCAAGAGACGCAGCCCAGATCCTTGGAGACACGGGGCCTTCACCTTGAGCACGCCTCCTCATCACACTGCGGAGCCAGCAGAGGCCCCATCAGCCTGGCCACACTCCCTGGGGCCAAGAGCAGCTGATCCCACCCTCCAGGGGTCTGTGGCCCAGGGAGAAGGAGTGTGCTGGACGGTCCCCTCCATTCGGGGCACAGGAGGTGGGCCACCAGCACCGTGCTAAACTAACGTGGGCGACGGCCACCTGGGACaagccccagccctgccaggcTGAGAGGACGGGCCCCTCCTCTGCCTCGCAGCCTCTGACCAGCCCCTTGTCCCCTGGAGAGTGCCCTGCTATGCCTGCCCGTCTGGCCACCCTGCCCCTGGCCCGTCACTGCAGGGTGGGGTGGCAGCGACATCCTGGGGCTGATGTGAGCCCAGAATCACCTAAAGCCAGCAAGGTCCAGCTCAACATCTGGCCACAGCAAGTGTTCAACCCAGGGgagttggcgggggggggggggggcattctTACCGCAGTGCCCGCCCCAGGCCTGGACTCACCTTGGGCGGCTCACTGGTACAGACCTCCGCAGAGATGCCCAGGGCCTGCAGGATGCTCTCCTGGGGGGCGTAGTCACCTGGAGACTTCTGGACAAAGTGTAGCAGCACTTTGTCACCACCTGCAGCCGGTGGGGGGCGGGGTCGTCAGGGTGCCCCTGTGTGGCCACTTACCCCACCTGGTTACTGAGATGAGTGAGCTGTTCTGGCCACAGCCCGCCCAGCTAGGATGACACTCAAAGCTGGGCCACTCCACCAAGGGGGTAACTGTGCCCAGATCAATAagccggagggagggagggtcaggGCAGGGTCAAGTTCATCAAGAACTTCCCACCTGAGTATGTGGCCCTGCACCCCCGACCCCGTGACCATGCGGTGGCCCCTGATGGCCCACCTCTGGCCACCACCAGCAGCCCTCCGCTCTGCAGCAGATCCCCGGAGAGATTCCCCTGGATGCCGACAGCCTTGGCCTGCGGGGAGGGGAGCAGGCCCAGGTCAGTCCTAGACAGAAGCACCTACACCTGAGCGTCCCACACGACCTTGGCCGTCACAAACCTTGGCGGCCACGTCACGAACAGGCTTCCCCAGGGCGGCCGGCAGAATGCTCAAGCTGTTGTACCTGCCAAGACACAGCCGGCTTGTCCAGGCCCTGACTCTTCACCAAAGACTGAGCCCCAGAGCCCGCCCCCAGTCTCTGCACAGACCACTTCTGACGAGCAGGCCCCGGCCCATCTCACCAGGGGCTCAGGAGGCACGGGGCAGCCAGGCCAGCAGCCGGCCCAGCCAGGAGCGGCTGCCAGAGCCACGGGGCACCCAGCCTGTGGGCTGGCAGGCCTGGGGCCCCACAGCGGGTGTGGGGAGTATGGACTGGGTGAGCGCAGGGGTTCTGGCTCAGCTGGCACTGCCAATCAGAGGAGGCAGCCAGCCGGTGGCAGATGCACCCGAGGTGGCTAGGGTGGCCCCTGACTGGGGTGCTAGGCCCAGGTGCCCTCTGCAGCCAGTTGTGGGGAGAAGCCTAACCTACAGCCCATAATAGACACTTGGCACCCAAAAGAGAGCCCGGCAGGGCTGGCTGGAGCAGTGGGTGCCCCCAGAGCCCGCTTGGccggggagaggggggaggggagaagaggaagaagggagcGGTGAAGCCCCGAGCCCCCAGCTCACCGCTTGAAGCCCAGCTCCTTGTAAAACTGCTTGCTCTCATCCAGGTAGAGCTCTGAAAAGCAGAGGCCACAGGTGGGTGCCCCAGGCCCACCTGCCCCCCTGGCTCACGCTTCTGCATCCGGCCTTCCGTCCACCCTTGATACCCAGCTCGCCCACCGAGGACGAGGAGGGGCAAAGCAAGGCTGACTGTCCCCATTGTTAGAGGAAAGGCAGAGGCCCAGAGGTACAGGTGGAAAGGGAGAAGCAGGACCTGTCCGGACTCTGCCACTGGGCCCAGGGCTCTGTGAGGGGAGGGGTCCAGCGGCGTGGGTCGGGAGGCAGCGCAGCCTGGGCTCTGGTCCCAGATACTCCTTGGGGAAAGCAACTGGGGAAGTTCA
This genomic stretch from Kogia breviceps isolate mKogBre1 chromosome 1, mKogBre1 haplotype 1, whole genome shotgun sequence harbors:
- the PRXL2B gene encoding prostamide/prostaglandin F synthase isoform X2, encoding MSTVDLARVGACVLKHAVTGEAVELRSLWQEQACVVAGLRRFGCMVCRWIARDLSSLKGLLDQHGVRLVGVGPEALGLQEFLDGGYFAGELYLDESKQFYKELGFKRYNSLSILPAALGKPVRDVAAKAKAVGIQGNLSGDLLQSGGLLVVARGGDKVLLHFVQKSPGDYAPQESILQALGISAEVCTSEPPKCDEEACSR
- the PRXL2B gene encoding prostamide/prostaglandin F synthase isoform X1, with product MSTVDLARVGACVLKHAVTGEAVELRSLWQEQACVVAGLRRFGCMVCRWIARDLSSLKGLLDQHGVRLVGVGPEALGLQEFLDGGYFAGELYLDESKQFYKELGFKRYNSLSILPAALGKPVRDVAAKVVTKCCYTLSRSLQVTTPPRRASCRPWASLRRSVPVSRPSVMRRRAQGEGPVSPRIWAASLALGTLGVGCERIPESLGWG